A region from the Arcobacter sp. F2176 genome encodes:
- a CDS encoding sel1 repeat family protein: MNKIKVISLFLIVLLFASCANNNLETNSTIIPTTQKNTLISKANKGDIKAMIELNRVYLFPETKEGLELYNKWYPLVLKSNNTEDIMEFYPIFTKYKKMFINADEKYENILETAVDLGSQKALYILSSHLIRNKQYDKLKKISEKIIKEKNQDKLITLHNIYLFSRQKNEAKKIEKLITKTNKEYFHSLSLNDKLFYTHLIYLQPREKGLEYNEIIKDTINSNDPKLISGMANVLFDDARWYRAKAYLEKAVKLNDKDSLIHFNLANEYKIIDTSKHKYKEQIIFHLTKAALLDNYKATEQLLEIFLKEKNTQAYFDLKQKILKLNESKRALADFYYKQNRITEGDTLLNELAQKNNSQAIISLARSYKSKEFNPEKDALIDKWKNFVLNSDQVYLKEMLKPYLIYREDIEFKNKIIQKQIENNNITVLKELAKNTKFSTNIEKDEAIPYLQKAASFGDVESKYLLANKYNYYDKKESKKRIAIYNELIKQGDIKAYKELGTAYSYAPSGNTKEDVNKSLYYYKKAYKNGDKSALEDIIVYYICPDCPTYNQEQSEIYINKAIEDKNANLLYRLGGTYKIGKIVKRDKKKAIQYYKKASELGSSGAYSALEDIYQNEKEGKNWYEKVVPKKVQTYEDLLNESSKKNTKKNGK, from the coding sequence ATGAATAAAATAAAAGTTATAAGTTTATTCTTAATAGTATTATTATTCGCAAGTTGTGCAAATAATAATCTTGAAACTAACTCTACAATCATACCAACAACGCAAAAGAATACTCTTATATCAAAGGCAAATAAGGGTGATATAAAAGCTATGATAGAGTTAAATAGAGTATATTTATTTCCTGAAACTAAAGAAGGCTTAGAGTTATACAATAAATGGTACCCTCTTGTTTTAAAAAGTAATAATACTGAAGATATTATGGAGTTTTATCCTATCTTTACTAAATATAAAAAGATGTTTATAAACGCAGATGAAAAATATGAAAATATATTAGAAACAGCTGTAGATTTAGGAAGTCAAAAAGCTTTATACATATTGTCTTCTCATCTTATTCGAAACAAGCAATATGACAAACTTAAAAAAATATCAGAAAAAATCATAAAAGAAAAAAATCAAGATAAACTCATAACACTTCATAATATATATCTATTTAGTCGTCAAAAGAATGAAGCGAAGAAGATAGAAAAACTAATCACAAAAACTAATAAAGAGTATTTTCATTCATTATCACTAAATGATAAACTTTTTTATACACATCTTATATATTTACAACCAAGAGAAAAAGGTCTTGAATACAATGAAATCATAAAAGATACAATAAATTCAAATGATCCAAAACTTATATCAGGTATGGCAAATGTACTATTTGATGATGCAAGATGGTACAGAGCAAAAGCATACCTTGAAAAAGCTGTAAAACTAAATGATAAAGATTCCCTTATACATTTTAACTTAGCAAATGAGTATAAAATAATTGATACCTCAAAACATAAATACAAAGAACAAATCATATTTCATCTTACGAAAGCTGCTTTGTTAGATAATTATAAAGCAACAGAACAACTATTGGAAATCTTTTTAAAAGAAAAAAATACTCAAGCATATTTTGATTTAAAACAAAAAATTCTAAAGCTAAATGAATCAAAAAGAGCATTGGCAGACTTTTATTATAAACAAAATCGAATCACTGAAGGTGATACACTTTTAAATGAACTAGCACAAAAAAATAATAGCCAAGCTATTATAAGTTTAGCACGAAGTTATAAAAGTAAAGAGTTTAATCCTGAAAAAGATGCCCTTATTGATAAATGGAAAAACTTTGTTTTAAATAGTGATCAAGTCTATTTAAAAGAGATGTTAAAACCATATCTTATATATAGAGAAGATATTGAGTTTAAAAACAAAATCATTCAAAAACAAATAGAAAACAATAATATCACTGTACTCAAAGAGTTAGCCAAAAATACAAAATTTAGCACTAATATCGAAAAAGATGAGGCAATACCTTATTTACAAAAAGCTGCTTCATTTGGTGATGTTGAAAGTAAATATCTTCTTGCAAATAAGTATAACTACTACGATAAGAAAGAATCTAAAAAAAGAATAGCAATATACAATGAACTCATAAAACAAGGCGATATAAAAGCTTATAAAGAGTTGGGAACTGCATATAGTTATGCACCATCAGGTAATACAAAAGAAGATGTAAATAAATCTTTATACTACTATAAAAAAGCATATAAAAATGGTGATAAAAGTGCTTTAGAAGATATTATTGTTTATTACATTTGTCCTGATTGTCCTACTTATAATCAAGAACAAAGCGAAATTTATATCAATAAAGCAATAGAAGATAAAAATGCAAACTTACTTTATAGATTAGGCGGAACTTATAAAATTGGGAAAATCGTAAAAAGAGACAAAAAAAAGGCAATACAATATTATAAAAAAGCTTCTGAATTAGGAAGTTCAGGAGCATATTCTGCTCTTGAAGATATATATCAAAATGAAAAAGAAGGTAAGAATTGGTATGAAAAAGTTGTACCAAAAAAAGTACAGACATATGAAGACTTACTCAATGAAAGTAGTAAAAAAAATACTAAAAAGAATGGAAAATAA
- a CDS encoding tetratricopeptide repeat protein, with protein sequence MKLLLFSITIILLTLTGCSNKLPLAKTQLSIKSNKKELISQANMGDIKAMIELNKKFVFPETKEGFDYYNKWYPLVLQSKNSSDIMDFAEVFYEYKDMFISGKEKYVALLEAASNEKFKKPLFKLLQIYLYDYDHKKIKDTQSKILLNASKEDLTKIYDLYLNMGKEKDAKKIETIIVQKGYSIPVTKEFLRFKNFRNLKKEEVSKILNDILASNEYEKIVTTANILKIRGEYEESKLFFKKVITLTNDDADKYLEYADLYDKMASQHRVLNGKDEKYKDYQEEIISKLKEAIKYGQSEAYGKLLKVYSKEKYFKNDYELLIEKLSKTTQGNRILANSSSGSFFTPDDNIKDYYTKAAMNGDEESIVHLATRVPYTYQPDLKRDEDTKKWQEYILNSNNPALQKRFKKVLFSYKYKNSKSLDNVKVAITNIDLKNDNIFTLRRLYKDLKNSNPTKAMEYLQKAVNFGDVSSTYELIKVYRQKNTKEDILFAIKTLEELAIKGDRTAAIKTALHYDLTSKDKTKAVKYYEIASSLGDRSSTETLARIFMCESCKSTKELIDYKKAKFYAQKLVDEGIVKYNFNLGWLYTTGNGVKKDMKKAIYYFTQSYNLAKEETAAYNIGLIYKDGDGEVKKDLKLAKYWLKKANTKEANKVLQEMKENNE encoded by the coding sequence ATGAAATTATTATTATTTTCAATTACTATTATTTTACTTACTTTAACTGGGTGTTCAAATAAATTACCCTTAGCCAAAACACAATTAAGTATAAAATCAAACAAAAAAGAACTAATATCACAAGCAAACATGGGTGATATTAAAGCAATGATTGAATTAAATAAGAAATTTGTTTTCCCAGAAACAAAAGAGGGGTTTGACTATTATAATAAATGGTACCCACTTGTCTTACAAAGTAAAAATTCAAGCGATATTATGGATTTTGCAGAAGTTTTTTATGAATACAAAGATATGTTTATAAGTGGAAAAGAAAAGTATGTAGCCCTTTTAGAAGCAGCATCAAATGAAAAGTTCAAAAAGCCTTTATTTAAACTTTTACAAATATATCTATATGATTATGACCATAAAAAGATAAAAGATACCCAATCAAAAATTTTATTAAATGCTTCAAAAGAAGATTTGACAAAGATTTATGATTTGTATTTAAATATGGGTAAAGAAAAAGATGCAAAAAAAATAGAGACTATAATAGTACAAAAAGGTTATTCAATACCTGTTACTAAAGAATTCTTGAGATTTAAAAATTTCCGTAACTTAAAAAAAGAGGAAGTGAGTAAAATACTTAATGATATCTTAGCATCTAATGAATATGAAAAAATTGTTACAACAGCTAATATTTTGAAAATTAGAGGTGAGTATGAAGAATCAAAACTATTTTTCAAAAAAGTAATAACTCTTACAAATGATGATGCAGATAAATATTTAGAATATGCAGATTTATATGACAAAATGGCTTCTCAACATAGAGTTTTAAATGGAAAAGATGAGAAGTATAAAGATTATCAAGAAGAGATAATTTCAAAGCTAAAAGAAGCAATTAAATATGGACAAAGTGAAGCATATGGCAAATTATTAAAAGTATATTCAAAAGAAAAATATTTTAAAAATGATTATGAACTTTTAATTGAAAAGTTAAGCAAAACAACCCAAGGAAATAGAATATTGGCAAACTCATCAAGTGGAAGTTTTTTTACTCCTGATGATAATATTAAAGATTACTATACAAAAGCTGCGATGAATGGAGATGAAGAGTCAATAGTTCATTTAGCTACAAGAGTTCCTTATACCTATCAACCAGACCTCAAAAGAGATGAAGATACAAAAAAATGGCAAGAGTATATTTTAAATAGTAATAACCCCGCTTTACAAAAAAGATTTAAAAAAGTTTTATTCTCTTATAAATACAAAAATAGTAAATCATTAGATAATGTAAAAGTTGCTATTACAAATATTGATTTAAAAAATGATAATATTTTTACTCTTAGAAGATTGTATAAAGATTTGAAAAACTCTAATCCAACAAAAGCGATGGAGTACTTACAAAAAGCTGTGAATTTTGGTGATGTAAGTAGTACTTATGAGCTTATAAAAGTATATCGACAAAAAAATACAAAAGAAGACATTCTTTTTGCTATAAAAACCTTAGAAGAATTAGCAATAAAAGGAGATAGAACTGCTGCAATTAAAACAGCCTTACATTATGATTTAACTTCAAAAGATAAAACAAAAGCGGTAAAATATTATGAAATAGCCTCTTCTTTAGGAGATAGAAGTTCTACAGAAACATTAGCTCGTATTTTTATGTGTGAAAGTTGTAAAAGTACTAAGGAACTAATTGATTATAAAAAAGCTAAATTCTATGCCCAAAAATTAGTAGATGAAGGTATAGTTAAATATAACTTTAATCTAGGTTGGCTTTATACTACAGGAAATGGTGTGAAAAAAGATATGAAAAAAGCTATTTATTACTTCACCCAATCATATAATTTAGCAAAAGAAGAAACAGCTGCTTATAACATAGGTCTTATCTATAAAGATGGAGATGGTGAAGTAAAAAAAGACCTAAAACTTGCAAAATATTGGTTAAAAAAAGCAAATACAAAAGAAGCAAATAAAGTGCTTCAAGAGATGAAGGAAAATAATGAATAA